The Streptomyces sp. NBC_01463 DNA window TGTCCGTCGTGCGCAGCGCCGCGTGTTCGAGCCAGTGGCGCAGCAGTTCGCTGCCGGTCAGCCCGGGTGCGGCTCTCATCGGCTCGCGGGAGTCGTTGGTGAGGGTGTTCAGTTCGGCCATGGCCCGTCGCACGCTGAAACTCGTCAGTACGTGTCCGGCCCACTTGACGAGGAACAGTTCGGCTTCCCGTACGAGGAGCAGGTTGTCAACCACCTCGTACACACGCAGGGCCGCGAAGTCCGGGCTGTCGGCGGCCCGGTCGCGCAGGGCGACCAGTTCCCCGGTCTCTTGGCAGCGCGCAGCGGCATCCCCACCACCTTCTGGCCACGCGTGCAGCGCGAGGCCGAGATCGGCTGCCCCGATCGTCCCGAGGCCATGGGCGGCTCGTACGCGTTTGCGACGGGTGTTCACCGACAGCCAGAGCCCTTTCTCCACCTTCGGCAGCCCGTCGTACTCGAAGGCGAGTGCATCCTGGTCAGGGAGGTCGGCGGTGAGGGCTTCGCGGTAGTACCGCATCGGCACGAACTCCCCCGCCTCGTCGAAGCCCGTGCGGATGTGGCGCATCAGCTGCCGGCTGAAGTCCAGGTCGTACGCGGGCTCCTGGGCCGGAGCCGCGGCCAGCACCGAGAACCGGGTCTGGCCGTCCCGGAACCCGCCGACCAGGTCTCCGGCAGATGGCAGGGCGGCCCCTGACTGGCAGGTGTCGAGCAGCACAACGACTCCGGCGACGCCCCGGCGGTTGACGGCCGCCGTGATCAGGCTGTGCACGTCGACCGATGTGCCCGCGTCCTCCAGGTCGCTGTCATGGGCCATGTAGTACAGGTGGGGCGAGCCCTTGGGGGACTGCCCATGGCCGAGGAAGGCCAGGACGAGAACAGCGCGTGCCTGCCCGGCCAGCACGATGGCCTCGCGGACGGCGGTGTCCACGGTCTCCCGTTTCGCACGGCCGGACCGCAGCGATTCGGCATCGGCCACCCCACCGTCCTGGCACGCGCCTAATGACGGGTCGGTCAGCGTCCTGTGCAGTTGGTCCGCGACATCCGCCAGGTCGGGCAGGTCCTGGTCGGCCTGCGGACACTGGGTCGCGACGACCAGCACGTGGCGGGCCTGGGACAGGGAGGTGTCCGCCACCGCGCTCATGACGTCGTGGAGAGCCGGAGGACGGCCTCCATGACCGGTCCGGCGACCTCGCGACGCCGCAGGTAGGTAAGGGCCGAGTGAGTCCACAACAAGCGTGAGTCCACGGGCACCGGCTCGGGCCGCACGCCCGCCGCGTTGGGGGCCACCACCTCGGCGGACCGGCGCCGGGGCGCCACTGGGTCGTCCCCGTCCCAGACATCCACCCAACGCTCGACCGTTTCGGGAACGGCCGGCGGCTGCGGACGCAGGCGCTGCCATATCAACGCGTTCATGGCGAGGGGAGAGCCGAGGGTGACGAACAGGGCCACGGGGCCGCTGTACGCGGCCAGCGACTCCCAGGCGATCACGGATCCCAGCGAGTGGCCGATGACGATGGCGGGCCGCTCCGGGTCGAGCTTGTCGAGAACGCGAGCCCGGACCCGCTCGTCCAGTGAGGCGCCACGCCCCTGCGGGAGCTCCGCGTGCTCCTTGCGCCGCAGATACCGTCCAGGCTGCGAAAGCATTCCGAGGCACTGGGCGGAACTGACCCGCTGCACCGCGAGCTGAACACCGGGGACCCGGGCGAGTTTGGCGCAGACAGCGCTCGCCCTGCGCACGAGAGCGCCCGTTCCCTCGGGGTTCTTGGGCGTGCCGTCCTCGTTCACGGGAGCAGGCGCCGCCTGTACCCGCAACCGCAGCAACAGCGCGTCGCCCGCGTGCTCCGGCATGGCCAGCAGAGCGTCGATCACGTCAACGGCCACGGCGAGGGTCAGCTCGGCCACATCGTCGTCGAGCTCCGTGGTGCTCGGACCCTGGGCGCCGCCGCGTGTGAAGAGATCGGCGTAGTGAACGAAGTCGGTTTCCACCGACCAGCCCATGGTCAGGGCCGATATCGCATCGGCATGGCCCGCTGCTCGCGCACCTTCGGCCAGGGCCCGCGTCCACGTGTGCCGTTCTTCCTCCACGTCTCGCGGGCCCCCGATGCCATGCACCAGGAGCAGCTTCGGCCGCGTCGTCGTCATCGAGCCCCCCAAACGTGCCGCACCCCGCGAGAGGTCCCCATACTCGTCGCCGGAGAGAAGCACCGTACCAACTGGCTTACCAGAGCGCAGGGTTACGGGTCAGAGATCACCCGAACCCCCGCCGAACGGCCAACCGGGCCGCGCGGTGACCGGCAGCGGATGCGGGTGCGAGGCCTCGGCGGCCCTGTTCGCGGCACGGCGGCCCGGGGCCGCGCGCTACGGCACGCGGGAACCGGAGGTCTGATGCGCCGGAGCGGGGCGACCGGTCAGGAGGCGTCCGTGAGCGTGGGCATCTCGCCCCCGGTCGTCGTGCCGTCGATCAGCGAGAACGGCGCGCCCTGCGGGTCGGTCAGCGCGGCGAACCTGCCGAACGGGATGGTCAGCGGCCCGAACCGGAGCTGCGCCCCGAGAGCCTGCGCCTTCTCCACCGCCGCGTCGCAGTCCGCGACCGTGAAGTACACGTTCAGATGCGGCGGCACCTCCGCCGGGAAGTCCTCCGTCATCCTCATCCGGCCGAGCACGGGGTCCGCGCCCAGGTCGTAGAGCGTGAAGTCGATCGCGTCGGCCTCAACCCGCTTCACCCCGTACCCGAAGACGGAGGGGAAGAAGGCGTCCGCCTTCTCCGGCTCCCTGGTGTAGATCTCGGCCCAGCTGTAGGCGCCGGGCACCTCCCGCGCCTCGAAGCCCTCGTGGCTGCCCGCCTGCCACACCCCGAAGGCTGCCCCGCCGGGGTCGCTCGCCAGCACCATCGTGCCGAACTCACCGACCCGCATCGGCTCCACCAGGACCGTGCCGCCGTTCTCGCGGACCTTGGCGGCGGTGGCCGCCGCGTCCGGCGAGGCGAGAAACAGACACCAGGCGGGGGGTGCGTCCTGGCCGGGCATGGGCGGGGACAGGGCGGCGACCGCCTTGCCGTCCACGTACGCCTGCGTGTAGTTGCCGTACTCGGGCAGCGACTCGCCGTACGTCCAGCCCAGCAGCTCGCCGTAGAAGCGCTTCGCGCCTTCCAGGTCGCCGAACGTCGCGTCGGCCCAGCACGGTGTGCCCTGTGGTTCTGCGGCCATGACCGCTCATCTCCTCACGCGGGAACGGGCCCCTCTGCCACGCTAGCCATCCCTCGCCCCACCTGCGCGCCGAACCGGAACCGGCGCGCCGGAACATCGAGCGGGCGTCAGTCATGGAGGGACCGCTTCATGATCTTGCCCAGGTCGTTGCGCGGCAGCGCGTCCAGGTAGCGGACCGTGCGCGGGCGCTTGTGCGGGGAGAGCTGGGCCGCGACGTGGCCGGCCAGTTCGGCGGCCGAGGGCGGGGCGGCGGGGTCGGCCGGCACCACCCAGGCGACGACGCGCTCGCCCAGGTCCGGGTCGGGCTCACCGGTGACGGCGGCCTCCCGGACGCCCGGGTGGTCCAGGAGCGCGTTCTCGATCTCACCGGCGCCGATCTTGTAGCCGCCGCTCTTGATCAGGTCGGTGGCCTTGCGGCCGACGATCCGTACGTAGCCGTCGGGGTCGAGGGTGGCCATGTCGCCCGTACGGAACCAGCCGTCGGCGGTGAGTGCCGCGGCGGTGGCGTCGGGGCGGTTCAGATAGCCGGTGAACAGGTTCGGGCCGCGCACCTGGATCTCGCCGATGGACGCGGGATCGGCGAGCGGGCCGCCGTCCTCCTCGACCAGGCGGAGTTCGACGCCCAGGAGCGGGGCGCCGACCGTGCCGGGGCGCGGTTCGCCGTCGGCCCGTACGCCCGTGTTCATCAGGGTCTCCGTCATGCCGTACCGCTCGATGACCCGGCGGCCGGTCGCGGCCGCGATCCGTTCGTGGTCGTGGACCGGGAGCGCGGCCGAGCCGGAGACGAGCAGCCGGGCCCCCGCGAGCGCCTTGGCGAGGCCCTCGGACCCCGACGGTTCCGCAAGCGCTTCCGCCAGCCGGTGGTACATCGTCGGGACACCGAACAGCATCGTGCCGCCGGAGCCCAGCTCCCGGGCCACGCCCTCGGCGGAGAACCGGCCGAGATGGCGCACCGAACCGCCCCGCCGGAGCGGGCCGAGGACGCCGAGGATCAGGCCGTGCACATGGAACAGCGGCAGGGCGTGGACGAGTACGTCGTCGCCCGTCCACTGCCAGGCGTCCTCCAGCGCGTCCAGGGAGGACGCGATCGCCCGCCGCGGCAGGACGGCTCCCTTGGGCGGGCCGGTGGTGCCGGAGGTGTATACGACCAGGGCGGGGGATTCGGGGGAGGGTTCGGGGAAGGAGCGGGCGTCCGTGGTGGCCGGGGCCGTCACGGACACGTCCAGCCGCCGCAGCCCGGCCAGCGCCGGCGGCAGTACGTCACCGGCCGCGGCCAGCACGGCCGAGGGCGCGCTGTCGGCGACGATGTGCGCCAGTTCCCGTTCGCCCGTCTTCGGGTTGAGCGGCACGGCTGGCACCCCCGCGCGCAGCGCGGCGACCACCGCGACCACGGTCTCCGCGGCCGGGGTCGCCCAGACCGCGACCCGCCCGGCGTCGCCGATGCGGGCCGCGAGCGCATCCGCCGCCGCTCCCAACTGTGCGTAGGTCAGTGTCAGTTCGCCGAAACGTACGGCTTCGCGGGAGGCCGTCGGAGCGGCCGATTCCTGGAGTGCGGGCAAGAGTGGCATCACGTCGCGCAGCCTAATTCGGTGAAGCGCTTCCGGCCCCGGAGTCCGGTGCGAGCCGCGGCGCGGGTGGCTGTACGGGGCACCCGCCGGGGATTTGGTTGGGACCTTGACAAATTAATTTTGCGTTGCCAGCATGCAAAAAGTTCACTCCGGCTGAGCATTCCCAGGTGATCAGGAAGAAAAAAACCTGGTCATTCCCATGCTCGTCCGGCCGCACCCGCACGTCGCAAAGCGCGACAGCGCCTTGCCTGACAACCCCACGCACCGTCAGGAAGGAAAGCGTTCATGCCCCTGTCTCCCCCACTCTGGTCCAGAGTCGTCACCGCGCTCACCCTGGTGGCCACCGGTGGCCTCGCCGCCGGCACCGCGGCCGCCGCACCCGCCGCCCCCACCGCGGTCCACGCCCGTGCCGACATACCCGCCGCCGACTACCAGCAGGTCCAACTGGCCCTCGGCGCGGCCGAACTGGGCGAGGCCATGTCCCTCGCCGTCCTCCCGGACCGCTCGGTCGTCCACACCGCCCGCGACGGCACGGTCCGGCTCACCGACGCCGCGGGAGCGACGAAGACCGCCGCCAAGCTCAATGTCTACACGCACGACGAGGAAGGGCTCCAGGGCGTCGCGGCCGACCCGGACTTCGCGAACAACCGCTACCTCTACCTCTATTACTCGCCCGCCCTGAACACCCCGGGCGGCGACGCCCCCGTCACCGGATCCGCCGCCGACTTCGACGCCTGGAAGGGACACCTCAACCTCTCCAGGTTCACGCTGAAGACCGACGGCACCCTGGACACCGCGAGCGAGAAGGTCCTCCTCGAAGTCGCCAACGACCGCGGCCAGTGCTGCCACGTCGGCGGCGACATCGACTTCGACGCGGCCGGCAACCTCTATCTGACCACCGGCGACGACACCAACCCGTTCGAGTCGGGCGGCTACGCGCCGATCGACGAACGCACCGACCGCAACCCGCAGTTCGACGCCCAGCGCTCCTCGGGCAACACCAACGACCTGCGCGGCAAGCTGCTGCGGATCAAGCCCACCGCCGACGGCGGCTACACGATCCCGGCCGGCAACCTCTTCGCCCCCGGCACCGCCGCGACCCGGCCCGAGATCTACGCCATGGGCTTCCGCAACCCGTTCCGGATGTCCGTCGACAAGCCGACCGGCACCGTCTACATCGGCGACTACGGACCCGACGCCGGCACCACCGACGCCAACCGCGGCCCCAGCGGCCAGGTGGAGTTCGACCGTGTCACCGGCCCCGGCAACTTCGGCTGGCCGTACTGCACGGGCACCAACACCGCCTCGGAGACGTACAACGAGTACACCTTCCCCAGCGGCCCGTCCGGCGCGAAGTACGACTGCGCGGGCGGCCCGGCCAACAACTCCTTCCGCAACACCGGCCGGCCCGAGCTGCCCGCGGTGAAGCCCGCCTGGATCAGGTACGCGGGTGACGCGGGCACCCCGCCCGAGTTCGGCGGCGGCTCCGAGTCCCCGATGGCCGGGCCCGTCTACCACTACGACGCCGGCCTCGACTCGGCCGTGAAGTTCCCCGAATCACTCGACAAGCGTTTCTTCGCCGCCGAGTACGGCCGCAAGTGGATCAAGCCGATCGAGGTGAAGGCCGACGGCTCACCCGGGACGATCGACACCTTCCCCTGGACCGGGACCCAGGTCATGGACTCCGCGTTCGGCCCGGACGGGGCCCTGTACGTCCTGGACTACGGCACCGGATCCGGCAACCAGGCGCTCTACCGCGTCGAGTACCTGGCGGGCAGCAACCGCTCACCCGTCGCCAAGGCCGCGGCGGACCGCACCTCCGGACCCACCCCGCTCGCCGTCGCCTTCTCGGCGGCCGGCAGCGAGGACCCCGAGGGCGGGGCGCTGAGCTACGCCTGGGACTTCGGTGACGGCGCCACCTCCACCGAGGCGAACCCGCAGCACACCTACACCACCGCCGGGACCTTCCACCCGACCCTGACGGTCACCGACCCCGACGGGCTCACGGGCACCGCCAGCCTCGTCGTGACGGCGGGCAACACCGCACCCACCGTCACCCTGACGACCCCGGTCGACGGCTCGCTCTTCTCCTTCGGCGACTCCGTGCCCTTCACCGTCACCGTCACCGACCCGGAGGACGGCACGGTCGACTGCTCGAAGGTGAAGGTCACCTATCTGCTCGGCCACGACAGCCACCGCCACCAGATCACCTCGAAGAACGGCTGCTCCGGCACCATCGACGTCCCCGTCGACGGTGAGCACGACAGCGCGGCCAACATCTACGGGGTCTTCGACGCCGAGTACACCGACGCAGGCGGACTGACCAGCCACAGCGACAGCATCCTGCAGCCGCGCCACCGCCAGGCCGAGCACTTCGCGGCCCAGTCCGGCATCGAGCCCGCCCAGCACGGCGCGGCCGAGGGCGGCGCCACCGTCGGCTTCACCGACAACGGGGACTGGATCTCCTTCGAGCCGTACGCCGTGGGCAACGCCACCAGCGTCTCGGCCAGGGTCTCGTCCGCGGGACCCGGCGGCACCATCGAGGTCCGCGCCGGCTCCGCCACGGGCACGCTGCTCTCCACCCTGACCGTCGCCCCCACCGGCGGCTGGGAGACCTTCACGGACGTGTCGGCCGATGTGAGCAACGCCCCCGCGGGCTCCACCGAACTCTTCCTCGTCTTCAAGGGCCCCACGGGCCAGGGGAATCTGTTCGACGTCGACGCCTTCACCTTCGAGACGGAAGGGTGATCCACGGATGAGACGCCAACTGGCCCGGCGCGCACGGCATGTCGCGTGCGCCGCCGCCCTGGCCCTCGGCGCGGCCTTCCTGGCCCCCGCCCCCGCGGGGGCCGCGGCCGCCGACCCGTACGACGTGCTGGTCTTCTCCAAGACCGCCGGATTCCGGCACGACTCCATCCCGGCCGGCATCACCGCCATCCAGGAACTCGGCACGGCGGACGGCTTCACCGTCACGGCCACCGAGGACGCGAGCGCCTTCACCCCGCAGAACCTCGCCGGATACGAGGCGGTGGTCTTCCTCAGCACCACCGGTGACGTCCTGGACTCCGCGCAGCAGGACGCGCTGTCGGCGTACGTCGACGGGGGCGGCGGATTCGTCGGCGTCCACGCGGCCGCCGACACGGAGTACGACTGGCCGTCCTACGAACACCTCGTCGGCGCCTGGTTCAAGAGCCATCCGGCGATCCAGCAGGCGAAGGTCCTCACCGAGGACCACGCCCACCCGGCGACCTCGCACCTCGACGACGAGTGGATCCGGACCGACGAGCTGTACAACTACCGCACCAACCCGCGCGCCGACGTCCATGTGCTCCAGACCCTGGACGAAAGCAGCTACACCGGCGGGGAGATGGGCGGCGACCACCCGATCACCTGGTGCCACCCGCAGCAGCAGGGCCGGTCCTTCTACACCGGCCTCGGCCACACCATCGAGTCGTACGGCGATCCGGACTTCCGCCGGCTGCTGCTCGGCGGAATCCAGTACGCGGCCGGCGCGGTGCAGGCCGACTGCGGCTCCGGAACCACGGAACCGGGTGACGGAGCCGTCGAGGCGGAGTCGTACACCTCCTCATCCGGTGTGCAGAGCGCCGCGCACGCCGGGGCCGGCGGCGGGGCCACCCTCGGGTACATCGACAACGGCGACTGGGCGGGCTACGCCTCCGTCGACACGGCCGGGGCGACCTCCTTCACCGCCAGGGTCTCCTCGGCCGGGGCGGGCGGCACCGTCCAGGTCCGCTCCGGATCGGCCACCGGGCCGGTACTCGGATCGGTGGCCGTCGCCCCGACCGGCGGCTGGGAGACCTTCACGGAGGTGACCGGCGCCCTCACCGCGTCTGGTTCGGGCCCGCTGTTCCTGAGCTTCACCGGGGGAGCGGGGTCGCTCTTCGACATCGACAGCTTCACCCTGGCCAAGGAGACACCGGCCGCGGCGGCGGGCTCGTCGAACGTCCACCTCTTCTACTACCCCTGGTACGGCACCCCGGAGACGAACGGCAGCTGGCGCCACTGGGAACAGGGCGGCCACACCCCGCCCGACGACATCGGCGCCGACCTCTACCCGAAGCTCGGCCCGTACGACTCCGGTGACACCGCCGGGGCCGTCGAGCAGCACATGAAGTGGATCGAGCAGTCGGGTGCGGGCGTCCTCGTCTACAGCTGGTGGGGACAGGGCGGTTACGAGGACTCCCTGGCCGGCCAGGTGCTGGACGCCGCGGCCCGGCACGGGATCAAGGTGGCCTGGCACATCGAGCCGTACAGCGGCCGGACCGCGGCCTCCGTGGTCGACGACATCGCCTACCTCGAAGGGAAGTTCGGCAGCCACCCCGCGTACTACCGGGACGCGGAGCACGGCGACCGCCCCGCGTTCTACATCTTCGAGAGCCTGAGGATCCAGGACTGGTCGGCCCTGGACGCCGTACGGGACAGCGCCATCGTCCTCGCGCAGACCACCGACACCACCAAGGTCGCGCACTTCGGCGGGATCTACACCTACGACGGCATCGCCGGCGCCACCGCACCCGGCTGGCAGCAGGCAGGGGCGTACGCGAAGGCCAACGGTCTGGTCTGGGCGCCCTCGGTGGCTCCCGGCTACATCGACGACCGTGCCGTGCCCGGCAACACCACCCCCACCCTGGGCCGCGACGACGGCGCCTCCTACGACCTGGAGTGGAGCAACGCGCTCGACCCGGCCATCGGCGGATCACCCTCCTGGGTCTCCGTCACCTCCTTCAACGAATGGCACGAGGGCAGCCCGATCGAACCCGCGTCGAGCACCCCGCCCGCAGGACACGGCTACCAGACCTACGAAGGGGCCTACGGCAAGACCGGGGCGGCCGCCGAGACGGCCTATCTCGACCGGACGGCCTACTGGGCCGAGCGGTTCGAGCAGCAGCGCGCGGCGGCTCCCGCCCCGCACTGACCCGGCACACGACGAACGGCAGCGTCCCGGCGGGGCCGCTGCCGTTCTCCGTCGTGAGGGGGCGTCTCAGGCGTCCCGCTGGATGGTCCGCATCCGCCCGTACGCGTACACACAGCCCGCCAGGGCCAGGTCGGACAGCAGCATGAAGCCGATCGAGTAGGAGCCCTTCGAGCTGTAGATCGCGCCCATCACCAGCGGCGGGACGAAGCCGCCGAGCCCGCCCATCGCGCCGACGATGCCGGTGACGCTGCCCACCTTCGCCTGCGGTGTCACCTGCGAGACCAGGGCGAAGACGCTGCCGCTCGCGGTGCCGAGACCGGCCGCCATCACGAGCAGCGCGATCGTGCCGCCGGGGACCAGCTTCGGGTCGAAGGCCTGGACGATCGCCATCAGGGCGGCCACCCCGAGCGCCACGGAGGAGACCAGCGCCGGGTGGATCCGGTCCGAGAGCCAGCCGCCGATCGGCCGGAAGATGACCGTGACCAGGGCGAACCCGGCGGCCTTCGTGCCGGCGTCGGTCGGCGAGAGGTCGTACCAGGTCTTCAGATACGTCGGCAGGTAGACGCCGAACGCGACGATGCCGCCGAAGCCGATCGCGTACAGCGCCGACAGCTCCCAGGTGACGCGCAGCCGCCCCGCCGCACCCAGCCGGTGGGCCAGCGTGTCGGTCGGCACCTGCCGGCCGGGCCGGTCGGTGATCAGCACCGCCGCCAGCGCTGCGAACACCACGAGCGCCCCGGCGACCACGAGGAACGGCAGGTTGTCGCCGTGCTTGGCGATCCGGGGGGTGAAGTACCCGGACAGGGCCACCCCGCCCATGCCCATGCCGAACACGCCGAGGGCCAGGCCCCGGTCGGACGGCGGGAACCACGAGTTGACCAGCGGGATGCCGATCGCGAACGTCGTGCCGCCCAGGCCCAGCAGGAAGCCCACGGCGAGCATCGCGCCGTAGGAGTCCCGCGCCGGGATCAGCAGCAGCACCGGGACGATGGTGAGCGCCGAGGTCAGCGGGAACATCAGCCGCGCACCGTACTTGTCGGTGAGCGCGCCCGCCGGGATCCGGCCCAGCGAACCGACCAGCACCGGCACCGCTACCAGCAGGGACTGCTGGAACGAGCTGAGCCCGAGCCGGTCCTTGTAGTCGGCCGACATGGGGGCGATCAGGTTCCAGGCCCAGAAGGTCAGCGCGAAGCCGATCGTGGCCATCACGAGGTTGCGGTAGGCGGCGCCGGAGGGCTTCGCGGCGGCCGGAGCGGGTGACTGCTTGACGGCGTTGTCCACACAGTCAGTCAAGGGGGGGAGCGGGCCACGGGCCCGTCGGGTTGCGCCATCCGGGGGCGCGGTAACGGCCGGGCGGGACGGGCTGCCGACGTCTGCGCAGTCGCGATCGGCCGAAAGCTGCGACAATCGCGGTATGGACCGTCTCGACAGGGAAATCCTCGGAGTCCTCCAGGAGGACGCGCGGATCTCGTACCGCGACCTGGGCGTCCGGGTCGGGCTCAGCGCCAACGCGGCGGCCGACCGGGTGCGCAGGCTGCGCCGGGACGGCGTCATCCGCGGCTTCACCGTGATCATCGACCCCGCCGCCGACACCCGGACCGGACTCGTCGTCTTCATCGACGTGACCCTGCGGACGGACACCACCAACGAGGTGTTCGAGCGGGCGGTGCTGACCCTGCCCGGCATCACCGAGGTGGTGCATGTGACGGGCGGGCACGACTATCTCGTACGGGCCACCGCCGCCGACACCGCGGCGCTGGACGGGCTGCTGCGCCGGCTGAAGCGCGAGGCCGGTGTCGCCCACTCCAGCACCAGGATCGCGCTCAGAGCGGCGCCTGCCAAATGACTGTCGGCGCGCGCGAACCGTCCGGTTCGCGCCCGTCGTCCGCAACCGCCAGCCGCACCCCGGCCCGGCCGTCCGGCAGGACGGCCGTCGCGTCCACCTCCACCTCGATCGCCGACACCCCGAGCCGGCGGTGTGCGGCCGCCAGCGCTCCGCGCAGCGCGGCGAGCAGCTGACCGTCCACCGGATCGCGCACCAGCGCGTCCACCGCCCCGGCGAAGTGCACGGAGGGCTGGAAACCCAGCACGGCCGCCGCACCGCTGGTCTCCCGCAGTACCCGGCCCCGGAAGGTGGTGGGAGCCTCGGCGGGCGGCTGCTGGAGGGCGAAGATGGCGGTCCGCACCTCCTGGATCGTGGAGTCCAGCTCGTCCACGGCCCTGCCGAGCAGTTCGTCCGTCTCCGCTGCGCCGGCCCGGCGGCGCGTCGACTCCAGCATCATCTCGGTGGCGAACAGCCGCTGGACGACGAGATCGTGCAGATCGCGGGCGATCCGGTCCCGGTCCTCGTACACCGCGAGCTGCTCGCGGTCGTGCTGGGAGTCCGCCAGCACCAGGGCCAGCGCGGCCTGCGAGGCGAACTGGGCGGCCAGCAGCCGGTCCACGTCCGTGTAGGGGCGGGCGCCGCGCCGCCGGGGCAGGGCGAGCGTGCCGATGAGCCGCCCGCCGCTCTGCAGCGGCAGCATCATGCTGGGCCCGAAGCGGGTCCGGACCGGCGTGGTCATCCGAGGATCGGTCGCCGAGTCGTCGATGAACACCGCCTCGCCGCCCAGCAGCTGGACCAGGACGGGGGAGCCGGGGGCGATCGCCGTGCCCACCAGACCGGCCGGGTCCTCCAGGGTCGAGGCGACGACGATCTCCATGCCGCCCGCCTCGTTCGGCTGGAGGATCACCCCGGCCAGGGCGTCGCTGAGGATCCTGGCCCGCTCGGCCACGGTCATCAGGGCGTCGGACGCGTTCTCGCCGGTCAGCAGGGTGTTGGTGACCGCGGCCGCGCCCTCGATCCAGCGCTCCCGCTGCCGGGCGCCCTCGTACAGCCGGGCGTTGCCGATCGCGATGCCTGCCTGAGCGGCGAGGACCCGCAGCAGCGTCATGTCGGTGTCGGTGAAGTGCCCGCCGGGCTTCTCGGTGAGGTAGATGTTCCCGAACACCTTGCGGTGGACCCGGATCGGGGAGCCGAGGAACGAGCGCATCGGGGGATGGCCGGGGGGCACGCCGACGGAGTGCGGATCGGTGGTCAGGTCGTCGCAGCGCAGCGGCTGCCCCTCCTCGACCAGCGCGCCGAGCAGGCCCGTGTGCCCGTCGGGGAGGCCGCCGACGGCCGCCCGCTCGCTCTCGCTCAGCCCGGTGACGAACAGCTCACCGATCCTGCCGCTCGCGGGGTCCAGGACCCCGAGCGCCCCGTAGCGGGCGTCGGTGAGCGCGGTGGCGGTGTCGATGATCTGCTGGAGGGTCGCCCGCAGTTCGAGATCGGTACCGACCCGGAGGACCGCTTCCAGCAGCAT harbors:
- a CDS encoding MFS transporter codes for the protein MDNAVKQSPAPAAAKPSGAAYRNLVMATIGFALTFWAWNLIAPMSADYKDRLGLSSFQQSLLVAVPVLVGSLGRIPAGALTDKYGARLMFPLTSALTIVPVLLLIPARDSYGAMLAVGFLLGLGGTTFAIGIPLVNSWFPPSDRGLALGVFGMGMGGVALSGYFTPRIAKHGDNLPFLVVAGALVVFAALAAVLITDRPGRQVPTDTLAHRLGAAGRLRVTWELSALYAIGFGGIVAFGVYLPTYLKTWYDLSPTDAGTKAAGFALVTVIFRPIGGWLSDRIHPALVSSVALGVAALMAIVQAFDPKLVPGGTIALLVMAAGLGTASGSVFALVSQVTPQAKVGSVTGIVGAMGGLGGFVPPLVMGAIYSSKGSYSIGFMLLSDLALAGCVYAYGRMRTIQRDA
- a CDS encoding Lrp/AsnC family transcriptional regulator, producing MDRLDREILGVLQEDARISYRDLGVRVGLSANAAADRVRRLRRDGVIRGFTVIIDPAADTRTGLVVFIDVTLRTDTTNEVFERAVLTLPGITEVVHVTGGHDYLVRATAADTAALDGLLRRLKREAGVAHSSTRIALRAAPAK
- a CDS encoding GAF domain-containing protein; protein product: MTDEPPDEAPSHGVPRSPRLPMLLEAVLRVGTDLELRATLQQIIDTATALTDARYGALGVLDPASGRIGELFVTGLSESERAAVGGLPDGHTGLLGALVEEGQPLRCDDLTTDPHSVGVPPGHPPMRSFLGSPIRVHRKVFGNIYLTEKPGGHFTDTDMTLLRVLAAQAGIAIGNARLYEGARQRERWIEGAAAVTNTLLTGENASDALMTVAERARILSDALAGVILQPNEAGGMEIVVASTLEDPAGLVGTAIAPGSPVLVQLLGGEAVFIDDSATDPRMTTPVRTRFGPSMMLPLQSGGRLIGTLALPRRRGARPYTDVDRLLAAQFASQAALALVLADSQHDREQLAVYEDRDRIARDLHDLVVQRLFATEMMLESTRRRAGAAETDELLGRAVDELDSTIQEVRTAIFALQQPPAEAPTTFRGRVLRETSGAAAVLGFQPSVHFAGAVDALVRDPVDGQLLAALRGALAAAHRRLGVSAIEVEVDATAVLPDGRAGVRLAVADDGREPDGSRAPTVIWQAPL